A region of Haliotis asinina isolate JCU_RB_2024 chromosome 7, JCU_Hal_asi_v2, whole genome shotgun sequence DNA encodes the following proteins:
- the LOC137290930 gene encoding L-threonine ammonia-lyase-like: MNGETNFEACNGLVADSQDNLDVYVMDPRTTNEEEEEIVEVHDEFCDPNNPQAIKFQDVSAAAYKIKGGIQKTPCTKSQMSNLFGMSLYFKKEFLQYTGSFKERGARYTLLLLSDEQKKKGVIAASAGNHALALSYHGNDLGIPVTVVMPIVAPLMKVSACRHYGATVLVKGQDIAESKLVAMNIGKRKDLLYINGYDHPHILAGQGTMGLEIVEQVPDLDACIIPVGGGGLIAGTALAIKSLHPNVQIIGVESEKCASFTAALKAGKPVYTKITSTLADGLAVPEVGVNAFVTGKPLIDKMVQVKEENIALAILRLIELEKAVVEGAGATGLAAIVEGLLPELAGKKVVVALCGGNIDTTALGRVIERGLAADGRLVRFVVTVTDRPGGIAELTRLIADKGVSIKDIFHERAWLKSDVFAVQVKCVVETRDADHTDELEQLLRSHYSYVAWGPIYF; encoded by the exons ATGAACGGAGAAACTAATTTTGAG GCGTGTAATGGGCTGGTAGCAGACAGTCAGGATAACCTGGACGTCTATGTGATGGATCCGAGGACCACAaatgaggaggaggaagagatTGTGGAGGTCCATGATGAGTTCTGTGACCCCAACAATCCACAGGCCATCAAGTTCCAGGACGTCAGTGCTGCCGCCTACAAAATCAAAGGAGGCATCCAGAAAACACCATGCACA AAATCTCAGATGTCAAACCTGTTTGGAATGTCCCTATACTTCAAGAAAGAGTTTTTGCAGTACACAGGAAG tttcaagGAGCGAGGAGCAAGATACACTCTGCTATTACTGTCAGAT GAACAGAAAAAGAAGGGTGTGATTGCAGCCAGTGCGGGCAACCATGCTCTGGCACTGTCATATCATGGCAATGACCTTGGCATTCCAGTCACCGTTGTCATGCCGATCGTGGCACCACTCATGAAAGTATCAGCTTGCCGACATTACGGTGCCACCGTACTAGTGAAAGGACAAGATATTGCTGAG TCAAAGTTAGTGGCAATGAATATTGGAAAGAGGAAGGATCTGCTATACATTAATGG GTATGACCATCCCCACATTCTGGCTGGCCAGGGGACCATGGGTCTGGAGATAGTGGAGCAGGTGCCTGACCTCGACGCCTGTATCATTCCTGTCGGAGGGGGTGGTCTCATTGCAGGGACTGCGCTAGCTATCAAGAGCCTCCATCCAAATGTGCAGATCATT GGTGTGGAATCAGAAAAATGTGCCAGTTTTACTGCAGCTCTTAAAGCAGGGAAGCCTGTCTACACTAAGATAACCTCAACCCTGGCAGATG GTTTAGCAGTGCCGGAAGTTGGGGTCAATGCCTTTGTGACAGGGAAACCTCTCATCGACAAAATGGTTCAAGTCAA GGAGGAGAATATTGCTTTGGCAATCTTGCGTCTGATTGAGCTGGAGAAGGCAGTAGTTGAAGGCGCCGGAGCTACAGGGCTGGCAGCCATTGTTGAGGGACTACTCCCTGAACTGGCTGGCAAAAA AGTGGTTGTGGCTCTTTGTGGTGGAAACATTGACACCACAGCTCTTGGACGTGTCATTGAGAGGGGCCTAGCCGCTGATGGACGATTGGTCAGATTTGTCGTCACAGTTACTGACAGACCTGGAGGTATTGCAGAGCTCACTCGCTTGATAGCAGACAAGGGAGTCAG caTCAAGGATATATTCCATGAGAGAGCTTGGCTGAAAAGTGATGTCTTTGCGGTGCAG GTGAAGTGTGTTGTTGAAACACGAGACGCTGATCACACAGATGAGTTGGAGCAACTGCTACGTTCTCACTACAGCTATGTGGCATGGGGACCAATCTACTTCTAG
- the LOC137290931 gene encoding uncharacterized protein, with translation MKGVLKLLVYLLCLSLLLELVFVSGVEYTFKRYSYKKKRDDKRYKILKERCERAGTCEGKGSLDFIKCLRQCISEKCYNELYGNDELEEGEVDVRLTSFKGCLYQENF, from the exons ATGAAGGGTGTGTTAAAGCTCTTGGTATACCTACTGTGCCTGTCCCTCTTGCTGGAGCTGGTGTTTGTCAGTGGAGTGGAGTACACCTTTAAGAGATACAGCTACAAGAAGAAACGAGAT GACAAGCGTTACAAGATATTGAAGGAGCGATGTGAAAGAGCGGGGACTTGTGAAGGGAAGGGGAGTCTGGACTTCATCAAGTGTCTGCGTCAGTGCATTTCTGAGAAGTGTTATAATGAATTATATGGTAACGATGAG TTAGAGGAAGGTGAAGTGGATGTGCGACTCACTTCTTTCAAAGGCTGTCTCTATCAAGAGAACTTCTAA